Proteins found in one Oncorhynchus mykiss isolate Arlee chromosome 3, USDA_OmykA_1.1, whole genome shotgun sequence genomic segment:
- the epsti1 gene encoding epithelial-stromal interaction protein 1 isoform X4, which produces MIPPIESRRSKLQMMAQKEEEDLQRWKEANRPGPVQLAPERLGGAVSLAEARERQLFELRRSKLQKQLRKEEMDRQRKQAEEEENDRMKAKQRDKAERLEERREQEERQRREVLQQDHLRKTKQFLQRVERSDAAPLAVTSASHTSPWARAQEYRSERREEENTALQLKKEEQRMKSEVLEEKESNQEEERMRELRRGRSAFLDRLQGGGTEVAGGQNELQRPPVALGEDRSGWQTHSQTSRPQDTFTSPEPDPTHSTSEWREETNPDFEWVVMKLQNSFPFCERPFLEDIVIQCNGDYQQAYDLLI; this is translated from the exons ATGATACCACCCATTGAATCACGAAGGAGTAAACTACAAATGA TGGctcagaaagaagaggaggatttACAGAGATGGAAGGAAGCAAACAGACCTGGTCCTGTCCAGCTGGCCCCAGAGAGgctag GTGGTGCTGTGTCATTGGCTGAGGCCAGAGAGAGGCAGCTGTTCGAGTTACGCCGATCTAAACTGCAGAAACAG cTGAGAAAAGAGGAGATGGACCGGCAACGGAAACAGGCTGAGGAAGAGGAGAATGACAGGATGAAGGCTAAACAGCGGGATAAG GctgagagactggaggagaggagagaacaggaggagaggcagaggagagaagtTCTCCAACAGGACCACCTCAG GAAGACAAAGCAGTTCCTTCAGAGGGTGGAGAGGTCAGATGCAGCTCCATTGGCAGTGACTAGTGCCTCACACACATCACCCTGG GCCAGAGCCCAGGaatacaggtcagagaggagagaggaggagaacaccgCTCTACAGCTGAAGAAGGAGGAACAGAGGATGAAG AGTGAGGttttggaggagaaagagagtaatcaagaggaggagaggatgagagaattGAGAAG GGGGAGATCAGCTTTCCTCGACCGACTGCAGGGTGGGGGCACAGAGGTTGCAGGGGGGCAGAATGAGCTACAGCGCCCCCCTGTGGCTTTGGGGGAGGACAGGAGTGGCTGGCAGACCCATAGCCAGACCTCCCGACCACAAGACACCTTTACATCCCCGGAGCCTGACCCAACACACAGCACCTCAGAGTGGCGAGAGGAGACCA ATCCAGACTTTGAGTGGGTTGTGATGAAGCTTCAGAATAGCTTCCCGTTCTGTGAGAGACCCTTTCTGGAGGACATCGTCATTCAGTGTAACGGAGACTATCAACAGGCCTATGACTTACTTATCTAG